From Choloepus didactylus isolate mChoDid1 chromosome 19, mChoDid1.pri, whole genome shotgun sequence, one genomic window encodes:
- the LOC119515182 gene encoding MRG/MORF4L-binding protein isoform X2 — MGEAEVGGGAAGDKGPGEAAASPAEETVVWSPEVEVCLFHAMLGHKPVGVNRHFHMICIRDKFSQNIGRQVPSKVIWDHLSTMYDMQALHESEILPFPNPERNFVLPEEIIHEVREGKVIIEEELKEEMKEDVDPHNGADDRSLGKAAEKPSKEKDRSCSDPGSKEGADKRKRNRVTDKVLTANSNPSSPSAAKRRRT, encoded by the exons ATGGGGGAAGCGGAGGTGGGCGGCGGCGCCGCGGGCGACAAGGGTCCGGGGGAGGCGGCGGCGAGCCCCGCGGAGGAGACGGTGGTGTGGAGCCCCGAGGTGGAGGTGTGCCTCTTCCACGCCATGCTGGGCCACAAGCCCGTCG GTGTGAACCGGCACTTCCACATGATCTGCATCCGGGACAAGTTCAGCCAGAACATCGGGCGGCAGGTCCCCTCCAAGGTCATCTGGGACCACCTGAGCACCATGTACGACATGCAGGCGCTG CACGAGTCTGAGATTCTTCCATTCCCGAATCCAGAGAGGAACTTCGTCCTTCCGGAAGAGATCATTCACGAAGTCCGGGAAG GAAAGGTGATCATCGAGGAGGAGCTGAAGGAGGAGATGAAGGAAGACGTGGACCCTCACAACGGGGCCGATGACC GAAGCTTGGGGAAAGCAGCTGAAAAACCCAGCAAAGAGAAAGACAGGAGCTGCTCTGACCCCGGGTCCAAGGAGGGGGCCGACAAGCGCAAGCGCAACCGCGTCACCGACAAGGTTCTGACGGCCAACAGCAACCCCTCGAGCCCCAGTGCCGCCAAGCGGCGGCGAACCTAG
- the LOC119515182 gene encoding MRG/MORF4L-binding protein isoform X1, giving the protein MGEAEVGGGAAGDKGPGEAAASPAEETVVWSPEVEVCLFHAMLGHKPVGVNRHFHMICIRDKFSQNIGRQVPSKVIWDHLSTMYDMQALHESEILPFPNPERNFVLPEEIIHEVREGKVIIEEELKEEMKEDVDPHNGADDLFSSSGSLGKAAEKPSKEKDRSCSDPGSKEGADKRKRNRVTDKVLTANSNPSSPSAAKRRRT; this is encoded by the exons ATGGGGGAAGCGGAGGTGGGCGGCGGCGCCGCGGGCGACAAGGGTCCGGGGGAGGCGGCGGCGAGCCCCGCGGAGGAGACGGTGGTGTGGAGCCCCGAGGTGGAGGTGTGCCTCTTCCACGCCATGCTGGGCCACAAGCCCGTCG GTGTGAACCGGCACTTCCACATGATCTGCATCCGGGACAAGTTCAGCCAGAACATCGGGCGGCAGGTCCCCTCCAAGGTCATCTGGGACCACCTGAGCACCATGTACGACATGCAGGCGCTG CACGAGTCTGAGATTCTTCCATTCCCGAATCCAGAGAGGAACTTCGTCCTTCCGGAAGAGATCATTCACGAAGTCCGGGAAG GAAAGGTGATCATCGAGGAGGAGCTGAAGGAGGAGATGAAGGAAGACGTGGACCCTCACAACGGGGCCGATGACC ttttctcatcttcagGAAGCTTGGGGAAAGCAGCTGAAAAACCCAGCAAAGAGAAAGACAGGAGCTGCTCTGACCCCGGGTCCAAGGAGGGGGCCGACAAGCGCAAGCGCAACCGCGTCACCGACAAGGTTCTGACGGCCAACAGCAACCCCTCGAGCCCCAGTGCCGCCAAGCGGCGGCGAACCTAG